From the genome of Ananas comosus cultivar F153 linkage group 18, ASM154086v1, whole genome shotgun sequence, one region includes:
- the LOC109724330 gene encoding sex determination protein tasselseed-2, which produces MHCFAASQDLNSPAAAHHPFSSPPSASDVAIAVATAVAQNMPTDHGVPVFGWENGAPFQKRLEGKVAIVTGGGRGIGEAIVRLFVRHGARVVIADIDAAVGEPLAASLGPHASFVRCDVGDEADIERLVDRTVAHHGRLDVLVNNAAVLGRQAPKSILHLDADELDRVLRVNVRGAALGMKHAARVMVPRRSGCIISVASVAGVLGGLGPHAYTASKHALVGLTKNAACELGAHGIRVNCISPFGVATTMLVNAWRDGDDDDDDDDSEAAEVTKEASTEEVESVEEMVRGMATLKGATLKGRDVAEAALYLAGDESRYVSGHNLVVDGGVTTSRNLVGL; this is translated from the exons ATGCATTGCTTTGCCGCCTCCCAGGACCTCAACAGTCCCGCGGCGGCGCACCAccccttctcttctcctccctccGCTAGCGATGTCGCCATCGCCGTCGCCACCGCTGTTGCCCAGAACATGCCCACGGACCACGGCGTCCCCGTCTTCGGGTGGGAAAACGGCGCTCCTTTTCAGAAAAG gttAGAGGGAAAGGTGGCCATCGTGaccggcggcggccgcggcatCGGCGAGGCCATCGTGCGCCTCTTCGTCCGGCACGGCGCCCGCGTCGTGATCGCCGACATCGACGCCGCCGTGGGGGAGCCCCTCGCCGCTTCCCTGGGCCCCCACGCCTCCTTCGTCCGctgcgacgtcggcgacgaggCCGACATCGAGCGCCTTGTCGACCGCACCGTCGCCCACCACGGCCGCCTCGACGTTCTCGTCAACAACGCCGCCGTCCTCGGCCGCCAGGCCCCCAAGAGCATCCTCCACCTCGACGCCGACGAGCTCGACCGCGTCCTCCGCGTCAACGTGCGCGGCGCCGCGCTCGGCATGAAGCACGCGGCCCGCGTCATGGTGCCGCGCCGCTCCGGCTGCATCATCTCG GTGGCCAGTGTGGCAGGCGTGCTGGGCGGTCTCGGCCCGCACGCATACACGGCATCGAAGCACGCTCTCGTGGGGCTGACGAAGAACGCGGCGTGCGAGCTCGGCGCGCACGGCATCCGGGTGAACTGCATCTCGCCGTTCGGGGTGGCGACGACGATGCTAGTGAACGCGTGGAgggacggcgacgacgacgacgacgacgacgatagCGAAGCGGCGGAGGTGACAAAGGAGGCGAGCACGGAGGAGGTGGAGAGCGTGGAGGAGATGGTGAGGGGGATGGCGACGCTGAAAGGAGCGACGCTGAAGGGGAGGGACGTCGCGGAGGCGGCGCTGTATCTGGCCGGCGATGAGTCCAGGTACGTGAGCGGCCACAACCTGGTTGTAGATGGAGGGGTCACCACCTCAAGAAACCTCGTTGGGTTGTAA